From a region of the Desulfuromonas sp. KJ2020 genome:
- a CDS encoding RCKP-type rubredoxin-like domain-containing protein — MVHAQALGDKGKSPDRRGQQQKHIGFECRTFHKTRTFRNKRTKRLSFRRGRYPRDLVKSRALVDDCPLEREFLLDKMCLDARIMTNLVTLIPTPRRKLMALWSCEKCGYEKEGRCKPKKCPTCNEQTNFVKK; from the coding sequence ATGGTCCATGCCCAGGCGCTGGGCGACAAAGGCAAATCCCCAGATCGCCGCGGTCAGCAACAAAAGCACATCGGATTTGAGTGCCGCACTTTTCATAAGACCCGAACTTTCAGAAACAAACGGACAAAAAGGCTCTCTTTTCGGCGCGGAAGATACCCCCGCGACCTCGTGAAGTCAAGAGCTCTTGTCGACGACTGTCCGCTTGAGCGTGAATTTCTTCTTGACAAAATGTGTTTAGACGCTAGAATTATGACCAATTTAGTAACATTAATCCCAACACCAAGGAGAAAGCTCATGGCACTGTGGAGTTGTGAAAAATGCGGATATGAAAAAGAAGGGCGCTGCAAGCCCAAGAAGTGTCCGACCTGTAACGAGCAGACGAATTTCGTCAAAAAATAA
- a CDS encoding DMT family transporter gives MKSAALKSDVLLLLTAAIWGFAFVAQRLGMDHVGPFTFNGVRFALGSLSLLPLWLLSRRRINRASVVSPAASTKLLLWGGVAAGMALFTGASLQQVGLVYTTAGKAGFITGLYVILVPILGLLWRQRPHAGTWGGATLAVFGLYLLCVTEEFTISFGDLLELLGAFFWAGHVLLIGWLSPRVDAIRLSCIQFAVCSLLSLAVAVALEVISLHGLLSAALPILYGGLMSVGVAYTLQVVAQREAHPAHTAIILSLEGAFAALGGWLILGETLSARGLLGCLLMLAGMLFSELSGFFVRRRQVAGAA, from the coding sequence ATGAAAAGTGCGGCACTCAAATCCGATGTGCTTTTGTTGCTGACCGCGGCGATCTGGGGATTTGCCTTTGTCGCCCAGCGCCTGGGCATGGACCATGTGGGGCCTTTCACCTTTAACGGGGTGCGTTTCGCCCTGGGCAGCCTCTCGCTGCTTCCCCTGTGGCTTTTGAGCCGTCGCCGAATTAACCGGGCTTCCGTTGTTTCACCGGCCGCTTCTACCAAGTTGCTGCTGTGGGGTGGGGTGGCCGCGGGCATGGCGCTCTTTACCGGCGCCTCCCTGCAGCAGGTTGGTCTGGTCTACACCACGGCCGGCAAGGCGGGCTTCATCACGGGACTCTACGTGATTCTCGTGCCCATTCTGGGGCTGCTTTGGCGCCAGCGTCCTCATGCCGGCACCTGGGGAGGAGCCACATTGGCCGTCTTCGGCCTCTACCTGCTTTGCGTGACGGAAGAGTTCACTATCTCTTTCGGAGATCTGTTGGAGCTGCTGGGCGCCTTTTTCTGGGCCGGGCATGTTCTGCTCATCGGCTGGCTGTCCCCTCGGGTAGACGCCATCCGGCTGTCGTGCATCCAGTTTGCCGTTTGCTCCCTGCTGAGTCTGGCCGTGGCAGTCGCCCTCGAGGTCATCAGCCTTCATGGCCTGCTGTCAGCGGCTTTGCCCATCCTCTATGGTGGCCTGATGTCCGTCGGGGTCGCCTACACGCTGCAGGTTGTCGCCCAGCGCGAGGCCCATCCCGCCCATACGGCGATCATTCTCAGTCTGGAGGGGGCCTTCGCCGCGCTGGGGGGCTGGTTGATTCTGGGGGAAACCCTGTCGGCCCGCGGGCTGCTCGGCTGCCTGCTCATGCTGGCGGGCATGTTGTTTTCGGAGTTGTCCGGTTTTTTCGTGCGACGCCGGCAGGTGGCCGGGGCGGCTTGA
- a CDS encoding TIGR02266 family protein — translation MRAAKKILLVDDVKFFLDMEKSFFARENIQITTSQSACKVLPLMRALRPDLVIMDLHMPEMDGAACCRQIKSDPELFTTPVILIIDDEDEDEKRFCRKAGCDDVISRPLNRHRLRQMAREFLQIAERATPRVKTRMLVHYGVEHEKTLHDYSVNISAGGLFLETPHPMPVDTPVTLEFFVPGAEETIRCKGRVTWLNAALSKTKADLPAGIGIAFEDIPAADSQRIREFIHAECAPHLGGDRTQRGDV, via the coding sequence GTGCGAGCAGCGAAAAAAATCCTGCTGGTCGATGACGTGAAGTTTTTTCTGGATATGGAAAAATCGTTTTTTGCCCGGGAGAACATTCAGATTACTACCTCGCAGAGCGCCTGCAAGGTGCTTCCGCTCATGCGCGCGCTGCGGCCGGATCTGGTCATTATGGATCTCCACATGCCGGAAATGGACGGCGCCGCCTGCTGCCGGCAGATTAAAAGCGATCCGGAGCTCTTCACCACGCCGGTCATCCTTATCATCGACGACGAAGACGAGGACGAAAAGAGGTTCTGTCGGAAGGCCGGCTGTGATGATGTCATTTCGCGCCCCCTGAACCGCCATCGCCTGCGCCAGATGGCGAGAGAATTCCTCCAGATCGCCGAGCGCGCTACCCCCCGGGTCAAAACCCGGATGCTGGTGCATTACGGCGTCGAGCATGAAAAGACCCTGCATGACTATTCCGTCAATATCAGCGCCGGCGGCCTCTTTCTGGAGACACCTCACCCCATGCCGGTCGACACCCCGGTGACGCTGGAGTTTTTCGTCCCCGGCGCCGAGGAGACGATCCGCTGTAAAGGGCGGGTCACCTGGCTGAACGCCGCTCTAAGCAAAACCAAGGCGGACTTGCCGGCGGGCATCGGCATCGCTTTTGAGGACATCCCGGCTGCCGACAGCCAGCGCATCCGCGAATTCATCCATGCCGAATGCGCACCCCACCTGGGCGGAGACCGGACTCAGCGGGGTGATGTGTAA
- the lysA gene encoding diaminopimelate decarboxylase: MPMSQDFKNRLFPVAKDIAFHYGTPFHIYDETGIRETGENLKKAFAGIDGFQEFFAVKALPNKAILRLMKEMGFGFDCSSIPELILAREVGTKPEDIMFTSNNTSEEEFLFAAQDGGCVLNLDDISLISKVPVFPELICFRYNPGPRRTGNVIIGNPVEAKYGVTHEQVVEAYRMAQERGAKRFGLHTMVASNELDYTYMVETTRMVLDIAELVEKELGIRFEFVNIGGGFGIPYKPEQQPLDLAAMSKEITTQFDAFKTKHGYAPRMYMESGRYMTGPHGALVTTAINHKDTYRKYIGVDACMSSLMRPALYGSYHHIDVLGKENQPRSEVYDVVGSLCENNDKFAIQRELPPIVEDDLVIIHDTGAHGHAMGFQYNGRLRPKELLLHGDGRVELIRRAETVEDYFATYNFTPDTFVPPKG, translated from the coding sequence ATGCCTATGTCACAAGATTTCAAGAACCGTCTCTTTCCCGTGGCGAAGGACATCGCCTTCCACTACGGCACCCCCTTTCACATCTACGACGAGACCGGCATCCGCGAGACCGGCGAGAACCTGAAAAAGGCCTTTGCCGGCATTGATGGCTTTCAGGAATTCTTCGCCGTCAAGGCCCTGCCCAACAAGGCCATCCTGCGCCTGATGAAGGAGATGGGCTTCGGCTTTGACTGCAGCTCCATCCCCGAGCTTATTCTGGCCCGGGAAGTTGGCACCAAGCCCGAAGACATCATGTTCACCTCCAACAACACCAGCGAGGAGGAATTCCTCTTCGCCGCTCAGGACGGCGGCTGCGTCCTCAATCTCGATGACATCAGCCTCATCAGCAAAGTGCCCGTCTTCCCTGAGCTCATCTGCTTCCGCTACAACCCCGGCCCCCGCCGCACCGGCAACGTCATCATCGGCAACCCGGTGGAAGCCAAGTATGGCGTCACCCACGAGCAGGTTGTCGAGGCCTACCGTATGGCCCAGGAGCGCGGCGCCAAGCGCTTCGGTCTGCACACCATGGTCGCCTCCAACGAGCTCGACTACACCTATATGGTGGAGACGACCCGCATGGTGCTCGACATCGCCGAACTGGTGGAAAAAGAGCTCGGCATCCGCTTCGAGTTCGTCAACATCGGCGGCGGTTTCGGTATCCCCTACAAGCCCGAGCAGCAGCCCTTGGACCTGGCGGCCATGTCCAAGGAGATCACCACCCAGTTCGACGCCTTCAAGACCAAGCACGGCTACGCCCCGCGTATGTACATGGAAAGCGGCCGCTACATGACCGGTCCCCACGGCGCCCTGGTGACCACCGCCATCAACCACAAGGACACCTACCGTAAGTACATCGGCGTCGACGCCTGCATGTCCTCGCTGATGCGCCCGGCCCTGTATGGTTCCTATCACCACATCGACGTCCTCGGCAAAGAAAACCAGCCCCGCAGCGAGGTCTACGACGTGGTCGGTTCTCTGTGCGAAAACAATGACAAGTTCGCCATCCAGCGCGAACTCCCCCCCATCGTCGAAGATGACCTCGTCATCATTCACGACACCGGCGCCCACGGGCACGCCATGGGCTTCCAGTACAACGGCCGCCTGCGTCCCAAGGAGCTGCTACTGCACGGCGACGGCCGCGTTGAGCTGATCCGCCGGGCCGAGACGGTGGAGGACTACTTCGCTACCTACAACTTCACTCCGGACACCTTCGTGCCGCCAAAGGGGTGA
- a CDS encoding Lrp/AsnC family transcriptional regulator, with amino-acid sequence MFDDIDLQILHILQEKARIPNAEVARQVGMAPSAVLERIRKLEERGIIEGYEVRLNPRHFGQKLTAFILVEASRAGNGRLAGELAAITGVQEVHQVAGEDGYLVKIRVAGTEDLGRILRDDFMAIQGVIATRTQVVLSTIKETRRIDLEPAAGP; translated from the coding sequence ATGTTTGACGATATTGACTTGCAGATTCTGCACATCCTTCAGGAAAAGGCCCGAATCCCCAACGCCGAGGTCGCCCGACAGGTCGGCATGGCCCCCTCGGCCGTACTGGAGCGAATCCGCAAGCTGGAGGAGCGAGGCATCATCGAAGGCTACGAGGTGCGCCTCAATCCGCGCCATTTCGGGCAGAAACTCACCGCCTTCATCCTGGTTGAAGCCAGCCGGGCCGGCAACGGTCGGCTGGCTGGCGAACTCGCCGCCATCACCGGCGTGCAGGAAGTCCACCAGGTCGCCGGCGAGGATGGCTATCTGGTCAAGATCCGCGTGGCGGGCACCGAGGACCTCGGCCGTATCCTGCGCGACGACTTCATGGCCATCCAGGGTGTCATCGCGACCCGAACCCAGGTAGTGCTCTCGACTATCAAGGAGACCCGGCGTATTGATCTCGAACCAGCGGCGGGCCCTTGA
- a CDS encoding DUF1847 domain-containing protein — MSDKTTLSCANCSAVWNKLGTTNCWSDPQSRPGQPGYCPSQREKEVIDDSFLKYRGDDADAKLARVAAIVEGLCYQPVPGSDAVNARWTRVEDTIALAKLMGYQKIGIGTCIGLLEETKRLADILTAQGFEPISVCCKAGSIDKLELDIDEKYKVRPGTFEPACNPIAQARLLNQAGCDMNIIVGLCVGHDMLFAKYSEVPVTTLVVKDRVTGHNPAAVLYGQNFYYKRLQKQPVAIPQEAFEK, encoded by the coding sequence ATGAGCGACAAGACCACCCTTTCGTGCGCCAACTGCAGCGCCGTCTGGAACAAGCTGGGCACCACCAACTGCTGGAGCGACCCCCAGAGCCGTCCGGGACAGCCCGGCTACTGCCCCTCGCAGCGCGAGAAGGAGGTCATCGACGACTCCTTCCTGAAGTACCGCGGCGACGATGCCGATGCCAAGCTGGCCCGGGTGGCGGCGATTGTCGAAGGACTCTGCTACCAGCCCGTGCCGGGCTCCGACGCCGTCAACGCCCGCTGGACGCGGGTGGAGGACACCATCGCCCTCGCCAAACTCATGGGCTACCAAAAAATCGGCATCGGCACCTGCATCGGCCTGCTCGAAGAGACCAAGCGTCTGGCCGATATCCTCACGGCCCAGGGCTTCGAGCCCATCTCCGTCTGCTGCAAAGCCGGCAGCATCGACAAGCTCGAACTCGACATCGACGAGAAGTACAAGGTACGGCCCGGCACCTTTGAACCGGCCTGTAACCCCATCGCCCAGGCCAGGCTCCTCAACCAGGCGGGCTGCGACATGAACATCATCGTCGGCCTCTGCGTCGGCCACGACATGCTCTTCGCCAAATACTCCGAAGTTCCCGTCACCACCCTGGTCGTCAAGGACCGGGTCACCGGCCACAACCCGGCGGCCGTGCTCTACGGTCAGAACTTCTACTACAAGCGCCTGCAGAAGCAGCCGGTCGCCATTCCCCAAGAGGCCTTCGAAAAATAG
- a CDS encoding GSU3529 family protein gives MDIFEALRQAVDQQSRDGELPDFLLPPLAAILTDPGKYCDRGDLLRQLLEQLRHFDPYAGSGCFCDSASVEDIRRTLQRLG, from the coding sequence ATGGATATTTTCGAGGCTTTGCGGCAGGCCGTCGACCAGCAGAGCCGCGATGGCGAACTGCCCGATTTCCTGCTACCGCCTTTGGCTGCGATCCTGACCGATCCGGGTAAGTACTGTGACCGGGGAGACCTGCTGCGCCAGCTGCTGGAACAGCTCCGCCACTTCGACCCCTACGCCGGTTCCGGCTGTTTCTGCGACAGCGCCAGCGTCGAGGATATCCGCCGCACCCTGCAACGCCTCGGCTAG
- a CDS encoding metallophosphoesterase: MILFVLTFLLIYTAMHALVFWGMHPLLAGHPALPSLAWVWMGAMIVAPVLVRLLDHTGHELAARALAWVGYSWMGFAFLAFSLCLPLALWELAAWLLPKVAASAPRLSLHGAVSAGVILLVTLATGLYGLREATDLRVEQVRLTSAKLPVGSPPLRIAQISDLHLGLILRDEALAPIISELQQLQPDLVVATGDIVDAQINHLDGLSELWSRIDPPLGKLAIIGNHEVYAGLEQGLDFLQRSGFQVLRNRTQTIGTNITLVGVDDPATRQAINETELLQALPTDHLIILLKHRPRLGAGADGLFDLQLSGHAHRGQIFPFNLLTRLEFPLQDGLHRTDRGGHLYTSRGTGTWGPPMRVLSPPEITLVEISPAPDRP; the protein is encoded by the coding sequence ATGATCCTGTTCGTGCTGACCTTTCTGCTCATCTATACCGCCATGCATGCCCTGGTCTTCTGGGGGATGCACCCGCTGTTAGCCGGCCACCCGGCCCTGCCCAGCCTGGCCTGGGTATGGATGGGCGCCATGATCGTCGCCCCGGTGCTGGTGCGCCTGCTCGACCATACCGGCCACGAACTCGCCGCCCGCGCCCTCGCCTGGGTCGGCTACAGTTGGATGGGCTTCGCCTTTCTCGCCTTCAGTCTCTGTCTCCCCCTCGCCCTCTGGGAACTGGCCGCCTGGCTGCTGCCCAAGGTGGCCGCCAGCGCTCCTCGCCTCTCCCTGCACGGCGCCGTCAGCGCTGGCGTCATCCTGCTGGTGACCCTGGCCACCGGCCTCTACGGTCTGCGGGAAGCCACGGACCTGCGCGTCGAACAGGTGCGGCTGACCAGCGCCAAACTCCCCGTCGGCAGCCCCCCTCTGCGCATCGCCCAGATTTCTGACCTGCACCTGGGCCTGATCCTGCGCGACGAGGCCCTGGCCCCCATCATCTCTGAACTGCAGCAGTTGCAACCCGACCTGGTGGTCGCCACCGGGGATATCGTCGACGCCCAGATCAATCACCTCGACGGTCTCTCCGAGCTGTGGAGCCGCATCGATCCCCCCCTGGGCAAATTAGCCATCATCGGCAACCATGAGGTTTACGCCGGCCTGGAGCAGGGACTCGACTTTCTGCAACGCAGCGGGTTCCAGGTTCTGCGCAACCGGACCCAGACTATCGGGACGAATATCACCCTGGTCGGCGTCGACGATCCGGCCACCCGACAAGCCATCAACGAAACGGAACTGCTCCAGGCGCTACCGACAGACCACCTCATCATCCTGCTCAAACATCGCCCGCGCCTTGGCGCCGGCGCCGATGGCCTCTTCGACCTGCAGCTCTCCGGCCATGCCCACCGGGGCCAGATTTTCCCCTTCAACCTGCTCACCCGCCTTGAATTCCCCCTGCAGGACGGCCTCCACCGCACCGACCGCGGCGGTCATCTCTATACCAGTCGGGGAACGGGCACCTGGGGGCCGCCCATGCGGGTGCTGTCGCCGCCGGAAATCACCCTGGTGGAAATCAGTCCAGCCCCCGACAGGCCTTGA
- a CDS encoding chorismate-binding protein, with the protein MGGAPIPSTWSPQRGEALLFDPASGHWLYFSRPLRLLEVHEVAAIRPTLRQLEEEVERSGLWAAGFLSYEAAAAFDTACSVLADHDFPLLWFGLYDEPQVVELPPPPADLPRPLWKAAGDEAAFAGAVATIRDRIAAGETYQVNFTFSLHSDFHQDPWLFFLDLVQGQKAGGAAYLDTGRYAIASASPELFFARRGQQLWSRPMKGTAPRGRTLEEDRARGEGLRTSEKDRAENLMILDMIRNDLGRLGGPVRVPALFTLEKYPTVWQLTSVAETETDASLDEVFAALFPCASITGAPKYRTMQIIADLEQRPRRLYTGALGYVAPQRRARFSVAIRTALIDRQRQRGEYGVGAGITWGSEAGAEYRECLQKGRILRQSAPPPTLLESLRWTPAEGLFLRKEHLRRLADSAAYFDLPWSREEAIRQLDRLTATLPPSPHKVRLLLDAEGHYQGEALPLPPSAPGPARLGLAPFPVDSTDPRLYHKTTQRRLYDEARQACPDCDDVILWNERGEVTETTIANLVVEQEDGRLITPALDCGLLPGTFRASLLARGTIEEGIVPLQKLSCCRSIFLINSVRGWRPALFSRASDPRSELSAKET; encoded by the coding sequence ATGGGAGGCGCACCGATACCTTCCACCTGGTCTCCGCAGCGCGGCGAAGCGCTGCTTTTCGATCCCGCCAGCGGCCACTGGCTCTACTTCTCCCGCCCTCTGCGCCTGCTGGAAGTCCATGAGGTAGCGGCCATCCGCCCGACCCTGCGCCAACTGGAGGAGGAGGTGGAACGCAGCGGCCTCTGGGCCGCCGGTTTTCTGAGCTACGAGGCCGCCGCCGCTTTCGATACGGCCTGCTCCGTGCTGGCGGACCACGACTTTCCCCTGCTGTGGTTCGGGCTCTACGACGAGCCCCAGGTGGTGGAGCTGCCGCCCCCTCCCGCCGACCTGCCCCGGCCGCTCTGGAAAGCCGCCGGCGATGAGGCGGCTTTCGCCGGAGCCGTGGCCACCATCCGCGACCGCATCGCCGCCGGCGAAACCTACCAGGTCAATTTCACTTTCTCCCTGCACAGCGACTTTCACCAGGATCCCTGGCTCTTCTTCCTCGACCTGGTGCAGGGCCAAAAGGCCGGCGGCGCCGCCTACCTCGACACCGGCCGCTATGCCATCGCCTCGGCTTCCCCCGAGCTCTTTTTCGCGCGCCGTGGACAACAGCTCTGGTCCCGGCCCATGAAAGGGACGGCCCCTCGCGGCCGCACGTTGGAGGAAGATCGGGCTCGGGGAGAAGGACTGCGCACATCGGAGAAAGACCGCGCCGAAAACCTCATGATCCTTGACATGATCCGCAACGACCTAGGCCGCCTCGGCGGCCCCGTGCGGGTGCCGGCGCTCTTTACCCTGGAAAAATATCCGACGGTCTGGCAGCTCACTTCCGTGGCCGAGACAGAGACGGACGCCTCTCTCGATGAGGTCTTCGCCGCCCTCTTTCCCTGCGCGTCCATCACCGGCGCCCCCAAGTACCGCACCATGCAGATCATCGCCGACCTTGAGCAGCGCCCCCGCCGCCTCTACACCGGCGCCCTCGGCTATGTCGCCCCGCAACGCCGGGCCCGCTTCAGCGTCGCCATCCGCACCGCCCTCATCGATCGCCAGCGCCAGCGCGGCGAATACGGCGTCGGTGCCGGTATCACCTGGGGCTCCGAGGCCGGGGCGGAATACCGGGAGTGCCTGCAGAAAGGCCGCATTCTGCGCCAATCGGCTCCCCCACCGACCCTGCTCGAGTCCCTGCGCTGGACGCCTGCGGAAGGGCTCTTTCTGCGGAAGGAACACCTGCGGCGCCTGGCCGATTCCGCCGCCTACTTCGACCTCCCCTGGTCGCGGGAGGAGGCCATCCGCCAGCTCGACCGCCTCACCGCCACCCTGCCGCCTTCTCCTCATAAAGTCCGTCTGCTCCTCGATGCCGAAGGCCACTACCAAGGCGAGGCGCTCCCCCTGCCTCCCTCGGCGCCAGGGCCCGCGCGCCTGGGACTCGCCCCCTTCCCCGTCGACTCTACCGATCCCCGTCTCTATCACAAGACGACGCAGCGACGCCTCTACGACGAGGCCCGGCAGGCCTGCCCCGACTGCGACGATGTCATCCTGTGGAACGAACGGGGGGAAGTAACCGAAACGACCATCGCCAACCTCGTGGTGGAGCAGGAGGACGGTCGCCTGATCACCCCCGCGCTCGACTGCGGCCTGCTGCCCGGCACCTTCCGGGCCTCCCTGCTGGCCCGGGGCACTATCGAGGAAGGCATCGTGCCGCTCCAAAAGTTGTCCTGCTGCCGCAGTATTTTTCTGATAAACTCTGTACGCGGCTGGCGACCGGCCCTCTTCAGCCGGGCCTCCGATCCCCGGTCTGAGCTTTCCGCCAAGGAGACCTGA
- a CDS encoding 4Fe-4S ferredoxin: protein MESHDQGTGERLAWITQAVRDFWAVSPHNTLGPDSGEKAWDEPLLAFSRGDDSFYDQIKADLGNFYWTPADAFRLAFPAEPAPADELTVITWVLPQTAATKQEQRRETTLPGRRWSRSRFYGEQFNCELRLHLAGRLTEAGIAAVAPERLPEFGYRRSKTFGLASNWSERHAAFIAGLGTFGLSDGLITPRGKAVRIGSVVARLNLPATPRPYQSHQQWCLWYAKGTCGVCIKRCPADAIGSEGHDKDRCHDYIRAVTAPHARQHYGVEATPCGLCQVAVPCESRNPTENLK, encoded by the coding sequence ATGGAAAGTCACGATCAGGGCACCGGTGAGCGTCTGGCCTGGATCACGCAGGCGGTTAGGGACTTCTGGGCGGTCAGCCCGCACAACACCCTGGGCCCGGACAGCGGTGAGAAAGCCTGGGACGAACCGCTGCTGGCCTTTTCCCGCGGCGACGACTCCTTCTATGACCAAATAAAGGCGGATCTCGGCAATTTCTACTGGACGCCGGCGGACGCTTTCCGGCTGGCCTTCCCCGCCGAACCGGCCCCGGCCGACGAGCTGACGGTGATCACCTGGGTGCTGCCGCAGACGGCTGCCACCAAACAGGAGCAGCGCCGGGAAACAACCCTCCCCGGTCGGCGCTGGTCGCGCTCGCGTTTTTACGGGGAACAGTTCAACTGCGAACTGCGCCTGCATCTGGCCGGCCGACTGACGGAAGCCGGCATTGCCGCCGTCGCCCCCGAGCGCCTGCCGGAATTCGGCTACCGCCGCTCCAAAACCTTCGGCCTGGCCTCCAACTGGTCAGAGCGCCACGCCGCCTTCATCGCCGGGCTGGGCACCTTCGGTCTCAGCGACGGCCTCATCACCCCGCGCGGCAAGGCGGTGCGCATCGGCAGCGTCGTCGCCCGCCTCAACCTGCCGGCGACACCTCGCCCCTACCAGAGTCACCAGCAGTGGTGTCTGTGGTACGCCAAGGGAACCTGCGGGGTCTGCATCAAGCGCTGTCCGGCCGACGCCATCGGCAGTGAAGGGCACGACAAGGATCGATGCCACGACTACATCCGCGCCGTGACCGCGCCTCACGCCCGTCAGCATTATGGCGTCGAGGCCACCCCCTGTGGCCTGTGCCAGGTCGCCGTCCCCTGTGAGTCGCGCAATCCGACGGAAAACCTGAAATAG
- a CDS encoding ABC-F family ATP-binding cassette domain-containing protein produces the protein MIHLTNINKQHGTQILFQNASFQILPGTRSGLVGPNGAGKSTIFRLITGEEEADSGEISCSKKTVIGYFSQDVGEMSGRSALAEVMAASARTVALGEEIKAMEAAMCEPMADDALAELLERYGDAQEEFEHRGGYDLEARAQAVLTGLGIGPDDYNRPVEDFSGGWKMRIALARILTLNPDVLLLDEPTNHLDVESIVWLENWLSTDFTGAVLMTSHDRDFMNRLVTRIIEVANRTVTTYGGNYDFYLREREIRREQLLASHRRQQEMLAKEEEFIARFAARASHAAQVQSRVKKLEKIERIELPPEQRTVRFEFAEPPRSGDDVVKIDGLAKRWPRPDGGEKSVFGGVSGLIRRQEKIAVVGVNGAGKSTFLKVLAGQTEPSEGSVTLGANVHLGYFSQHAMDVLDPRRTVFETVQEAIPMASIGVVRNLCAAFLFSGDDVDKRIDKLSGGEKSRVVLATLLARPINFLILDEPTNHLDIQSREVLLEALQNFAGTVVLVSHDRHFLRSLVNRVFEVDHGDMRVYEGDYAYYLRKSGQENRAA, from the coding sequence ATGATTCACCTGACCAACATCAACAAACAGCATGGCACCCAGATCCTCTTCCAGAACGCCAGCTTTCAGATCCTGCCCGGCACCCGCAGCGGCCTCGTCGGCCCCAACGGCGCCGGCAAATCCACCATCTTTCGCCTCATCACCGGGGAGGAGGAGGCCGACAGCGGCGAGATTTCCTGCTCGAAAAAGACGGTGATCGGCTATTTCTCCCAGGATGTCGGCGAGATGTCCGGCCGCAGTGCCCTGGCCGAGGTCATGGCGGCTTCCGCCCGCACCGTGGCCCTCGGCGAGGAGATCAAGGCCATGGAGGCCGCCATGTGCGAGCCCATGGCCGACGACGCTCTGGCCGAGCTGTTGGAACGCTACGGGGATGCCCAGGAAGAGTTCGAACATCGCGGCGGCTACGACCTGGAAGCCCGCGCCCAGGCGGTGCTCACCGGCCTCGGCATCGGGCCCGACGACTACAACCGCCCGGTGGAGGACTTCAGCGGCGGCTGGAAGATGCGCATCGCCCTGGCCCGCATCCTCACCCTCAACCCCGACGTGCTACTGCTCGACGAGCCGACCAACCATCTTGACGTCGAGTCCATTGTCTGGCTGGAGAACTGGCTGTCCACCGACTTCACGGGGGCGGTGCTCATGACCAGCCACGACCGCGACTTCATGAATCGCCTGGTGACCCGTATCATCGAGGTGGCCAACCGCACGGTGACGACTTACGGCGGCAATTACGATTTTTACCTGCGTGAGCGCGAAATCCGCCGCGAGCAGCTGCTGGCCAGCCACCGCCGTCAGCAGGAAATGTTGGCCAAAGAGGAGGAGTTCATCGCCCGCTTCGCCGCCCGCGCCTCCCACGCTGCCCAGGTGCAGTCGCGCGTGAAGAAACTGGAGAAGATCGAGCGCATCGAGCTGCCGCCCGAACAGCGCACCGTGCGCTTCGAGTTCGCCGAGCCACCGCGCAGCGGTGACGACGTGGTGAAGATCGACGGTCTGGCCAAACGCTGGCCGCGGCCCGACGGCGGCGAAAAGTCGGTCTTCGGCGGTGTTTCCGGGCTCATCCGCCGCCAGGAGAAGATCGCCGTGGTCGGGGTCAACGGCGCCGGCAAGTCGACCTTCCTCAAGGTGCTGGCCGGTCAGACGGAGCCGAGCGAGGGGAGCGTCACCCTGGGGGCCAACGTCCACCTGGGCTACTTCAGCCAGCACGCCATGGATGTCCTCGACCCCAGGCGCACCGTCTTCGAAACGGTGCAGGAAGCCATCCCCATGGCCTCCATCGGTGTGGTGCGCAATCTCTGCGCCGCCTTTCTCTTCAGCGGCGACGACGTCGACAAGCGCATCGACAAGCTCTCCGGCGGCGAGAAGAGCCGCGTGGTGCTGGCCACCCTGCTGGCGCGGCCCATTAATTTCCTCATCCTTGACGAACCGACCAACCACCTCGACATCCAGTCCCGCGAGGTGCTGCTGGAAGCTCTGCAGAACTTTGCCGGCACCGTGGTGCTGGTCAGCCACGACCGCCACTTCCTGCGCAGCCTCGTCAATAGGGTCTTCGAGGTCGATCACGGCGACATGCGGGTGTACGAGGGCGATTACGCCTATTACCTGCGCAAGAGCGGGCAGGAGAACCGCGCGGCCTGA